Genomic window (Candidatus Methylomirabilota bacterium):
GCCCTTGGGCGGGTACTGGCCGTAATCCGCGACGATCTGCGCCTCCTCGCGGGTCTTGACGTTGGGGGCGACGAAGCCCCAGGCGCCCGCGTCCAGGATGCGCTTGATGCCGAGCTCGCTCACCTCGGGGATGCGCGCGAGCGGCGCCACGGGATAGCGGCCGATGGCCTGGAACATGCCGGTCATGGTCAAGAGATCGATCGGGTTGTGCTCCGTGTCCACGGTCAGCCAGTCCCAGCCCTGCGCCGCCAGCGACTCGGCGACGATCGCGTCTCCGAGCGCCAGCCACACGCCCACCACCGGCTTACCCGCCTTGAGCTTCCGCTTCACGTCGTTCGTTAGCATCGAGTCTCCTTAGGCGAACTTGAGGGATTGCTCGCGCC
Coding sequences:
- a CDS encoding aldolase/citrate lyase family protein, which encodes MLTNDVKRKLKAGKPVVGVWLALGDAIVAESLAAQGWDWLTVDTEHNPIDLLTMTGMFQAIGRYPVAPLARIPEVSELGIKRILDAGAWGFVAPNVKTREEAQIVADYGQYPPKG